Below is a genomic region from Planctomycetota bacterium.
ATCATCATCGCAGAAACCCGCCGTCCAGTCTTCGTAAGGCGTTATATCGCCCACTGGCGGCGTCGTGCGATCCGTCACATAGACCGTATCCTCACCGTCGTCGTCTTCATTATCAATGATCTCGAAATCCGGTCCGCCATACAAATACAAGTATCCGCCTTCATAGCGCCCATTGTCCGGGCAGTGCCAGTCATGAATCTCGGCGCCGCTGTCGCCCGGATGTGGAACGTTCGGGCCGTACGTGTCATCGAGGTTCCTGCCCACCACATTATTGTCCCAAGTAAATGCCATTGAATCCAACTCCAGGTGCAGTTTGCGCCAGGTGGTGAGCATTTCGGACTCGGCGACGCCGTCGGGCGGTTGGCAGGCGTCCGCCTGGGCCTGGGTCATGGCCTCCAGGCGCGCCTGGGCCCCGTCGCCCCAGGCCACAGCGAACCGCCAGTTATCCCCCGGCTGCTATTCCGGCGGCACCTCCTTTCCAAGCTCTTGGAGCGCAAGGCGGGCCGAATCGCGAACCTCAGGAGATGGATCTCGCAACAGGCCTTGGAGGGCCGGGGCCGCCTGAGGGTCACCGCGGTTGCCCAACGCGATGGCCGCCGCCGAACGCACGTCCGCGACTGGATCCCGGAGGCCGGCCAGGAGGCTCTTGTACACAGTTTCATCCTGGATCGTGGCAACCTTCTCCAGGGCTCTGGCGCGCACCCAGGATGACCCGTTACCAATCGCCTCGATCCAGAAAGCCTGTTTGGAGAACGGCTTCTCTTCTCCTGACGCCACGGCTTTCCGGCGCTTCGCCACTTCCCGCAATCGTTCCTCGTAAGCGGAACGCTCTTTGTCGTCCTTGCTTGTGGCGACGAGTGCCTGAAAGATCCGCTCCGCTTCGGCGAAACGGTCCATGTACATCAGGGCGACTCCCTGGTGCTCCTTAAGTGCCCTCACCTTCCCCTGGTCAACTG
It encodes:
- a CDS encoding HEAT repeat domain-containing protein codes for the protein VDQGKVRALKEHQGVALMYMDRFAEAERIFQALVATSKDDKERSAYEERLREVAKRRKAVASGEEKPFSKQAFWIEAIGNGSSWVRARALEKVATIQDETVYKSLLAGLRDPVADVRSAAAIALGNRGDPQAAPALQGLLRDPSPEVRDSARLALQELGKEVPPE